The Urbifossiella limnaea genome has a window encoding:
- a CDS encoding lipid-binding SYLF domain-containing protein, whose translation MTRLLLAAVVLSGAACVTAQPPRERLRDRLAPPPTETLTAATTVLAELSRIPDKSIPPTLLADAKGVVVIPRVVKAGFIVAGSGGHGVALARTADGWADPVFVNFGGGSVGFQAGVEATDVVLVFRDQKSLDRVLEGKAKLTLGADAGVAAGPVGRQAMAATDLPLRAEVLSYSRSRGLFAGVALDGSVIRPDPATNTEYRADRRPETATNVTALKTALNAMSRPAE comes from the coding sequence ATGACCCGCCTCCTCCTCGCCGCAGTCGTTCTGTCCGGGGCCGCGTGCGTCACCGCGCAGCCGCCGCGCGAGCGGCTCCGCGACCGCCTCGCGCCGCCGCCGACCGAGACGCTCACAGCCGCCACGACCGTGCTCGCAGAACTCTCCCGGATCCCGGACAAGAGCATCCCGCCGACGCTGCTCGCCGACGCGAAGGGCGTCGTCGTGATCCCGCGCGTCGTGAAGGCCGGGTTCATCGTCGCCGGCAGCGGCGGGCACGGCGTCGCGCTCGCCCGCACCGCCGACGGTTGGGCCGACCCGGTGTTCGTGAACTTCGGCGGCGGCTCGGTCGGCTTCCAGGCCGGCGTCGAGGCCACCGACGTGGTGCTCGTCTTCCGCGACCAGAAGAGCCTCGACCGCGTCCTGGAAGGAAAGGCCAAGCTGACGCTCGGCGCCGACGCCGGCGTGGCCGCGGGGCCGGTCGGCCGGCAGGCGATGGCGGCGACGGACCTGCCGCTGCGGGCCGAGGTGCTGTCGTACTCGCGCAGCCGCGGGCTGTTCGCCGGCGTCGCCCTCGACGGATCGGTCATCCGCCCCGACCCGGCCACGAACACCGAATACCGCGCCGACCGCCGGCCGGAGACGGCCACGAACGTGACGGCGCTCAAGACGGCGCTCAACGCCATGAGCCGGCCCGCGGAGTGA
- a CDS encoding phosphatidylinositol-specific phospholipase C/glycerophosphodiester phosphodiesterase family protein, whose product MPASLALALALAAPVPRAHAHNDYEHPRPLHDALAHGFRSVEADVWLTREGLLVAHTPFGLKAGRTLQALYLDPLRARARANGGSVHRNGPPFYLLVDVKTDAASTGAALAKVLADYADVLTTTRDGKTERKAVTVVVSGNADRAALTKAAVRHAAIDGRPADLDGDAPAELVPWVSASWGSQFRWDGAGPMPTAERDRLREFVRKAHAKGRMVRFWAAPETPAVWRELVAANADLINTDRLADLRAFLRTEDRPRTSP is encoded by the coding sequence ATGCCCGCCAGTCTCGCCCTCGCGCTCGCGCTGGCCGCGCCGGTGCCGCGGGCGCACGCCCACAACGACTACGAGCACCCGCGGCCGCTGCACGACGCCCTCGCCCACGGCTTCCGCAGCGTCGAGGCCGACGTGTGGCTGACGCGCGAGGGACTGCTCGTGGCACACACGCCGTTCGGGCTGAAGGCCGGCCGCACGCTCCAGGCGCTCTACCTCGACCCACTCCGCGCCCGCGCCCGCGCCAACGGCGGATCGGTTCATCGCAACGGCCCGCCGTTCTACCTCCTCGTGGACGTGAAGACCGACGCGGCTTCGACCGGCGCCGCGCTGGCGAAGGTGCTCGCCGACTACGCCGACGTCCTCACCACGACGCGCGACGGAAAGACCGAGCGGAAGGCGGTGACGGTGGTGGTCAGCGGCAACGCCGACCGCGCGGCGCTGACGAAGGCCGCGGTGCGGCACGCGGCGATCGACGGCCGCCCGGCCGATCTGGACGGCGACGCGCCGGCCGAGTTGGTTCCCTGGGTGAGCGCGAGTTGGGGGTCGCAGTTCCGCTGGGACGGGGCGGGGCCGATGCCGACGGCCGAGCGCGACCGGCTGCGCGAGTTCGTCCGAAAGGCGCACGCGAAGGGCCGCATGGTGCGATTCTGGGCGGCACCCGAGACGCCGGCCGTGTGGCGCGAACTGGTCGCCGCCAACGCGGACCTGATCAACACCGATCGGCTCGCCGACCTGCGGGCGTTCCTCCGCACGGAGGACCGACCGCGGACGAGTCCGTGA
- a CDS encoding YfhO family protein, with the protein MKPYLLLALLWALYFHPLLLHPTQTLFAPYSDLLAEHLPARVFLVREWRATGELPLWNPYHFCGSPFVHDIQVGAFYPPYAVTLLFPESAAGAVMSWVVALHVLAAGGFTFFYARSNGLGEAGSLVAAVGWMFAGKWITHLLLAGHTITIGLAWLPLVLVGLERGTRTGGVGPVLGTGAALALMILGTHPQWTFYAGVFAAFWTLPLDRAALRRWLLTGVGAVVVALGLTAVQLLPTIEAAGLSARQAGLTSTEALRVGLQTLTALAGPGAAYDPPASWEARGLVGLYLLAAALVAPTLGGPRTRYRAWVLAGLAVFGLGGAALVDWLPGFNRFRVPTRMLLIAGFPVAVLAGTATDALVRAQWSEAVLGVVRRRVWLVVVVVALPALLWDFPGLRPGPRSWGRDGSYWLVAAGLLLPALGWFADTPSQRTFRWLAVLIGESFLLLPNVVVLPQATIYPPTPTLEYAATRLEPGAGRVMDWDSGSGPGDRLAVFGGGSPLPLARGVETPRGYNPLDVKHYREFIGFVVGDPSPVVGMSPVAQPVLPNFEVGHPRLFDLLNTRYLSAPEAHQPGPGWSAVTADPAPPLIPPLPPDPPPQLSPHVLYERPSAFPRAWVVPEARPMPPAGAYEALVNTDLGRVALLATERHLPPPAASTPAARIAEYRPNRVRVKLAGDGGGFLVLADVWYPGWVCRVDGSEVPVERADHAFRAVQLPPGAKEAVFTFEPRSYRIGWWVSVAALALVGVAGLFRLTVNRSRRSGVVTRADSVSGPSV; encoded by the coding sequence GTGAAGCCCTACCTGCTGCTCGCGCTCCTGTGGGCGCTCTACTTCCACCCGCTGCTCCTCCACCCCACGCAGACGCTGTTCGCCCCGTACTCCGACCTCCTCGCCGAGCACCTGCCCGCGCGGGTGTTCCTCGTCCGCGAGTGGCGCGCGACGGGGGAGTTGCCGCTGTGGAACCCGTACCACTTCTGCGGCTCGCCGTTCGTCCACGACATCCAGGTCGGCGCGTTCTACCCGCCGTACGCCGTCACGCTGCTGTTCCCCGAGTCGGCCGCCGGCGCCGTCATGAGTTGGGTGGTCGCGCTGCACGTCCTCGCGGCCGGCGGGTTCACGTTCTTCTACGCCCGCAGTAACGGCCTGGGTGAAGCGGGGAGCCTGGTCGCGGCGGTGGGGTGGATGTTCGCCGGGAAGTGGATCACGCACCTGCTTCTGGCCGGGCACACCATCACGATCGGACTGGCGTGGTTGCCGTTGGTGCTGGTCGGCCTCGAACGAGGCACTCGCACGGGTGGCGTCGGCCCGGTGCTGGGGACGGGCGCGGCGCTGGCGCTGATGATCCTCGGCACGCACCCGCAGTGGACGTTCTACGCCGGCGTGTTCGCCGCCTTCTGGACCCTCCCGCTCGACCGCGCCGCGCTGCGCCGCTGGCTCCTGACCGGGGTGGGTGCTGTGGTCGTGGCGCTGGGGCTGACCGCGGTGCAACTGCTGCCGACGATTGAAGCCGCGGGGTTGTCGGCGCGACAGGCCGGGCTCACGTCGACGGAGGCGCTGCGCGTCGGCCTTCAGACGCTCACCGCGCTGGCCGGGCCGGGCGCGGCCTACGACCCGCCGGCGTCGTGGGAGGCCCGCGGGCTCGTCGGCCTGTACCTGCTCGCCGCGGCGCTCGTGGCCCCGACCCTCGGCGGGCCGCGGACGCGCTACCGCGCGTGGGTGCTGGCCGGGCTCGCCGTGTTCGGCCTCGGCGGCGCGGCGCTGGTGGACTGGCTCCCCGGCTTCAACCGGTTCCGCGTGCCGACACGAATGCTCTTGATCGCCGGCTTCCCGGTCGCCGTCCTCGCCGGCACCGCGACCGACGCCCTGGTCCGCGCGCAGTGGTCGGAGGCCGTTTTGGGCGTCGTCCGCCGACGGGTGTGGCTGGTGGTGGTGGTGGTCGCGCTGCCGGCCCTGCTGTGGGACTTCCCCGGCCTCCGACCCGGCCCGCGGTCGTGGGGGCGCGACGGGAGTTACTGGCTCGTCGCCGCGGGGCTGCTGCTGCCGGCCCTCGGGTGGTTCGCCGACACGCCGTCGCAGCGTACGTTCCGCTGGCTCGCGGTGCTCATCGGCGAGTCGTTCCTGCTCCTGCCCAACGTGGTCGTCCTGCCGCAGGCCACGATCTACCCGCCGACGCCGACGCTGGAGTACGCCGCGACGCGGCTCGAACCCGGGGCAGGGCGGGTGATGGACTGGGACAGCGGCAGCGGTCCCGGCGACCGGCTGGCGGTGTTCGGCGGCGGGTCGCCGCTGCCGCTGGCCCGCGGGGTCGAGACGCCGCGCGGGTACAACCCGCTGGACGTGAAGCACTACCGGGAGTTCATCGGGTTCGTGGTCGGCGACCCGTCGCCGGTGGTCGGCATGAGTCCGGTCGCTCAGCCGGTGCTGCCGAACTTCGAGGTCGGTCACCCGCGGCTGTTCGACCTGCTGAACACCCGCTACCTGTCGGCCCCGGAGGCGCACCAGCCCGGACCGGGTTGGTCGGCGGTGACCGCCGACCCGGCCCCGCCGCTGATCCCCCCGCTCCCGCCGGACCCGCCCCCGCAGTTGTCGCCGCACGTTCTGTACGAACGGCCGTCGGCGTTCCCGCGGGCGTGGGTCGTGCCCGAGGCCCGGCCGATGCCACCCGCCGGCGCGTACGAGGCGCTCGTGAACACCGACCTCGGCCGCGTCGCGCTGCTCGCCACCGAGCGACACCTGCCGCCGCCCGCCGCATCGACGCCGGCCGCGCGAATCGCCGAGTACCGACCCAACCGCGTGCGCGTGAAACTGGCCGGCGACGGCGGCGGCTTCCTCGTGCTGGCCGACGTGTGGTACCCCGGCTGGGTGTGCCGCGTGGACGGCTCGGAAGTGCCGGTCGAGCGAGCCGACCACGCCTTCCGCGCCGTGCAGTTGCCCCCGGGGGCGAAGGAAGCCGTCTTCACCTTCGAGCCGCGGTCGTACCGGATCGGTTGGTGGGTGAGCGTGGCCGCGCTGGCGCTGGTCGGGGTGGCGGGTTTGTTCCGGCTGACCGTCAACCGTTCCCGCCGGTCGGGAGTTGTCACGCGTGCCGATTCGGTTTCCGGGCCGAGTGTGTGA
- the nuoH gene encoding NADH-quinone oxidoreductase subunit NuoH translates to MPPFWSEYLREPWNLVAFGVTAAAAVFAFISGSAFLAIWAERKVSARMQDRLGPTRVGPFGLLQSLADGIKLISKEDHAPAGADRVLFRLAPYLAFCAAFCGYIALPFGAGLVAHELSVGAFFVLAVLSSEVFGVVLAGYASANKWSLFGGVREAAQVVSYEVPRALCVVVPVCVVGTLNLTTMGNLQVGWFWNWTAFHDPFTFLALVVFFITATASCKRAPFDLAEAESELVAGFLTEYSGFRWSIFFLAEYGSMFAVSGLAALLFLGGWHTGLLPFEPAAEWGFWWGNLLNLSVFTAKCWVGVLVMMWLRWSLPRLRIDQVMTTCLQYFLPMACALLIGVCLWQLLAPPGLTAATRYVLSFGTLAVVVLLAVSVLKPPAMSGPAGHLPGAWAGRATPLTAGRK, encoded by the coding sequence GTGCCCCCGTTCTGGTCCGAATACCTGCGCGAGCCCTGGAACCTCGTCGCCTTCGGCGTCACGGCCGCGGCCGCGGTGTTCGCGTTCATCAGCGGGTCGGCGTTCCTCGCCATCTGGGCCGAGCGCAAGGTCAGCGCCCGGATGCAGGACCGCCTCGGCCCCACCCGCGTCGGCCCGTTCGGGCTGCTGCAGTCCCTCGCCGACGGCATCAAGCTCATCTCGAAGGAGGACCACGCCCCGGCGGGCGCCGACCGCGTCCTGTTCCGGCTCGCCCCGTACCTGGCGTTCTGCGCCGCGTTCTGCGGGTACATCGCGCTGCCGTTCGGGGCCGGGCTCGTCGCCCACGAGCTGAGCGTGGGGGCGTTCTTCGTGCTGGCGGTGCTCAGCAGCGAGGTGTTCGGCGTGGTGCTGGCCGGGTACGCCTCCGCGAACAAGTGGTCGCTGTTCGGCGGCGTCCGCGAGGCGGCGCAGGTGGTGAGCTACGAGGTGCCGCGGGCGCTGTGCGTGGTCGTGCCGGTGTGCGTGGTCGGCACCCTCAACCTGACCACGATGGGCAACCTGCAGGTCGGCTGGTTCTGGAACTGGACGGCGTTCCACGACCCGTTCACGTTCCTGGCGCTGGTGGTGTTCTTCATCACCGCGACGGCCAGCTGCAAGCGGGCCCCGTTCGACCTGGCGGAGGCCGAGAGCGAGCTGGTGGCCGGCTTCCTGACGGAGTACAGCGGGTTCCGCTGGTCGATCTTCTTCCTGGCCGAGTACGGCAGCATGTTCGCGGTGAGCGGCCTGGCGGCGCTCCTGTTCCTGGGCGGCTGGCACACCGGCCTCCTCCCGTTCGAGCCGGCCGCGGAATGGGGCTTCTGGTGGGGGAACCTGCTGAACCTGTCCGTGTTCACGGCGAAGTGCTGGGTCGGCGTGCTGGTGATGATGTGGCTGCGCTGGTCGCTGCCGCGGCTGCGGATCGACCAGGTCATGACGACGTGCCTGCAGTACTTCCTGCCGATGGCGTGCGCCCTGCTCATTGGCGTGTGCCTGTGGCAGCTCCTGGCGCCGCCGGGGCTGACGGCCGCGACGCGGTACGTGCTGAGCTTCGGGACGCTGGCCGTGGTGGTGCTGCTGGCGGTGAGCGTGCTGAAGCCGCCGGCGATGAGCGGCCCCGCGGGCCATCTACCGGGCGCGTGGGCCGGCCGGGCGACGCCGCTGACCGCGGGCCGGAAGTAG
- a CDS encoding cation-translocating P-type ATPase family protein, whose protein sequence is MTFHALGKVWPSFAFRFEAAGERITKFLQPGGRRGRTTAAMHREISGADEPFRPQSPVGLYALTALVGALLAADLGPPLVGWLAGFGIEVPTWSREPFGYRYALLAAVVGGARVLYNSLESLFDGRIGSDLALAVACLAAILLREELVAAEVVFIGLAGECLEAVTFARTQRALGSLAELFPRRCWVLRDGEEVRTFTADLLPGDRVVVKPGGRVPADGVVTDGRAAVDASALTGESLPADKAPGDAVMAGSIVMGGSLTVEAKKLAKETVAGQVIDLTAAALKDKAPLERHADRLARYFLPAVLVLALVTFVANIGFQLAATPAEGVPRPTVSAAARVAAYPALGVLVVACPCALILATPAAVIAALGRLAGTGVFIKGGSALERLAGVTAFAFDKTGTLTEGKLELGDVLPLNGATADDVLALAAAAEARSEHPLARVVLAAAAARGLTPPAVENFEAFPGGGVSATAGGASILVGTRRLLAEKGVAIPEEADAALSQLDESGQSSLLVSKDGAIVGAVGARDRVRPEAAGVIAELRALGIAPVALLTGDRSAAARAVAAQVAVTDVHAELLPGQKAELVAAASPTLTCFVGDGVNDAPALARAAVGIAVGGTDVAAEAGDIVLMGEPLRPLPLLVRLSRETVKIIRQNILGFGFGVNLVGIVLTGWLWPLLATGPGWYEKAPLVGVLYHQLGSLLVLLNSMRLLAFDRTADSPGLSRLRTAARGFDRWVNTVHVDDLLHEIGHRWKWVGGAAAAALLVGWGLTCFTQIEPGEVGVVQRFGAVAADLPPGLHVRWPWPVETVTRVRTAEVRTVAVGFREVLAEVRAAAPQPDRLRRPGGELTWASSHGDGARPVTDEEVMITGDGDLVVAQGTVRYHVADARQFLFGPADPDGLVRSAAEAVVRELVAGGRFGELLTVGRAGLEAEVTARLRRRLDAAAPTGHGIALDGFTLHDLHPPREVVESYHSVAKAIQERDRVLNDAEADALRTVRRATEEAERTVSRARTEANRQVKDAEAQATAFGAWVRARSAVSAEEGAALAAERAKRVAAGEAAAAVDADLATRRLRLLADRRAAIDSRLAARAVAEAFRGRDKVWVDAADVAGRRQLFLLDPELLRPLAAPRAGEP, encoded by the coding sequence GTGACGTTCCACGCCCTCGGGAAGGTGTGGCCGTCGTTCGCGTTCCGCTTCGAGGCGGCTGGCGAGAGGATCACCAAGTTCCTTCAACCCGGGGGGCGGCGCGGCCGTACAACAGCCGCAATGCACCGCGAGATCTCCGGCGCCGACGAGCCGTTCCGGCCGCAGTCCCCCGTCGGGCTGTACGCCCTCACCGCGCTCGTCGGCGCGCTCCTCGCCGCCGACCTCGGGCCGCCGCTCGTCGGCTGGCTCGCCGGGTTCGGCATCGAGGTGCCGACCTGGAGCCGCGAGCCGTTCGGCTACCGCTACGCACTTCTCGCCGCGGTCGTGGGCGGCGCCCGCGTCCTGTACAACTCGCTCGAATCGCTCTTCGACGGCCGCATTGGCTCCGACCTGGCGCTGGCCGTGGCGTGCCTCGCGGCCATCCTGCTGCGCGAGGAACTCGTCGCCGCCGAGGTCGTGTTCATCGGCCTGGCCGGCGAGTGCCTCGAAGCCGTCACCTTCGCCCGCACCCAGCGCGCGCTCGGGTCGCTGGCCGAGCTGTTCCCGCGCCGCTGCTGGGTGCTCCGCGACGGCGAGGAAGTCCGCACCTTCACCGCCGACCTGCTCCCGGGCGACCGCGTCGTCGTCAAGCCCGGCGGCCGCGTCCCCGCCGACGGCGTCGTGACCGACGGCCGCGCCGCCGTCGACGCCTCCGCGCTGACCGGCGAGAGCCTGCCCGCGGACAAGGCGCCCGGCGACGCGGTGATGGCCGGTAGCATCGTGATGGGCGGGAGCCTGACCGTCGAGGCGAAGAAGCTGGCGAAAGAAACGGTGGCCGGGCAGGTGATCGATCTGACGGCCGCGGCTCTGAAGGACAAGGCGCCGCTAGAGCGGCACGCCGACCGACTGGCCCGCTACTTCCTGCCGGCGGTGCTGGTGCTGGCGCTGGTCACGTTCGTCGCCAACATCGGCTTCCAGCTCGCCGCGACGCCGGCCGAAGGCGTGCCTCGGCCGACTGTGTCCGCAGCCGCACGGGTGGCGGCGTATCCGGCGCTCGGGGTGCTGGTGGTGGCGTGCCCGTGCGCCCTCATCCTGGCAACGCCCGCGGCCGTGATCGCCGCGCTGGGTCGGCTCGCGGGTACGGGTGTGTTCATCAAGGGCGGCTCCGCGCTGGAGCGGCTCGCCGGCGTGACCGCGTTCGCGTTCGACAAGACCGGCACGCTCACGGAAGGGAAACTCGAACTCGGCGACGTGCTGCCCCTGAACGGTGCCACGGCCGACGACGTGCTGGCGCTCGCGGCCGCCGCCGAGGCACGAAGTGAGCACCCACTGGCGCGGGTGGTGCTGGCCGCAGCCGCCGCGCGCGGCCTGACGCCGCCGGCGGTCGAGAACTTTGAGGCGTTCCCCGGCGGCGGCGTGAGCGCGACGGCCGGCGGGGCGTCGATCCTGGTCGGCACGCGGCGGTTGCTGGCGGAGAAGGGCGTCGCCATACCCGAAGAAGCGGACGCGGCCCTGAGCCAACTCGACGAGTCGGGTCAGAGTTCGCTTCTCGTGTCGAAGGACGGCGCAATTGTCGGCGCGGTCGGGGCTCGGGACCGGGTGCGCCCCGAGGCGGCGGGGGTGATCGCCGAGCTGCGGGCGCTCGGCATCGCGCCGGTGGCGCTACTGACGGGCGACCGCTCCGCCGCGGCGCGGGCCGTGGCCGCGCAGGTGGCTGTGACGGACGTTCACGCCGAGCTGCTGCCGGGACAAAAGGCCGAACTCGTCGCCGCCGCTTCCCCCACCCTGACCTGCTTCGTCGGCGACGGAGTGAACGACGCCCCCGCGCTGGCCCGCGCCGCGGTTGGTATTGCCGTCGGCGGCACGGACGTAGCCGCCGAGGCCGGCGACATCGTGCTGATGGGCGAGCCGCTCCGGCCGCTGCCGCTGCTCGTGCGGCTGTCCCGCGAAACGGTCAAGATCATCCGCCAGAACATTCTGGGCTTCGGGTTCGGCGTCAACCTCGTGGGCATCGTCCTCACCGGCTGGCTGTGGCCGCTGCTGGCGACCGGCCCGGGGTGGTACGAGAAGGCGCCGCTGGTCGGCGTCCTGTACCACCAGCTCGGCTCGCTCCTGGTGCTGCTGAACTCGATGCGCCTGCTCGCGTTCGACCGCACCGCCGACAGTCCCGGCTTGTCGCGCCTCCGCACCGCGGCCCGCGGCTTCGACCGCTGGGTGAACACGGTTCACGTCGACGACCTGCTGCACGAAATCGGTCACCGGTGGAAGTGGGTCGGCGGCGCGGCCGCGGCGGCGCTGCTGGTCGGCTGGGGGCTGACGTGCTTCACGCAGATCGAACCCGGCGAGGTCGGCGTGGTGCAGCGCTTCGGCGCCGTCGCCGCCGACCTGCCGCCCGGGCTCCACGTCCGCTGGCCGTGGCCGGTCGAGACGGTGACGCGCGTCCGCACCGCCGAGGTGCGCACGGTGGCTGTCGGCTTCCGCGAGGTGCTCGCCGAAGTGCGGGCGGCCGCGCCGCAACCGGACCGCCTGCGTCGCCCCGGCGGCGAGCTGACGTGGGCCAGCAGCCACGGCGACGGCGCCCGCCCCGTCACCGACGAGGAGGTGATGATCACCGGCGACGGCGACCTGGTGGTGGCTCAAGGCACGGTGCGCTACCACGTCGCCGACGCGCGGCAGTTCCTGTTCGGCCCCGCCGACCCCGACGGGCTGGTGCGCTCCGCGGCCGAGGCGGTCGTGCGCGAGCTGGTGGCCGGCGGCCGGTTCGGCGAGTTGCTCACCGTCGGCCGGGCCGGCCTTGAAGCGGAGGTGACGGCGCGGCTGCGACGGCGCCTCGACGCGGCCGCTCCCACCGGTCACGGCATCGCGCTGGACGGCTTCACCCTGCACGACCTGCACCCGCCGCGCGAGGTCGTGGAGTCGTACCACTCGGTGGCGAAGGCGATCCAGGAGCGCGACCGCGTGCTCAACGACGCCGAGGCCGACGCCCTGCGGACGGTGCGGCGGGCGACGGAGGAGGCGGAGCGGACGGTGAGCCGGGCGCGGACGGAGGCGAACCGGCAGGTGAAGGACGCGGAGGCGCAGGCGACGGCGTTCGGCGCGTGGGTGCGGGCGCGCTCGGCGGTGTCGGCCGAGGAGGGGGCCGCCCTCGCGGCGGAGCGGGCCAAACGGGTGGCGGCCGGCGAGGCCGCGGCTGCGGTGGACGCCGACCTGGCGACGCGGCGGCTTCGACTGCTGGCCGACCGGCGGGCGGCGATCGACTCGCGGCTGGCGGCGCGGGCGGTAGCGGAGGCATTCCGCGGCCGCGACAAGGTGTGGGTGGACGCGGCCGACGTGGCGGGCCGGCGGCAGCTGTTCCTGCTGGACCCGGAGCTTCTGCGGCCGCTGGCGGCGCCGCGGGCGGGTGAGCCGTGA
- a CDS encoding serine hydrolase domain-containing protein has protein sequence MPTRRAFLAAAAASLAGPARAQPDLAPLDRLMTAFLADHAVPGGALAVARRGRLVYSRGFGLADLDRKTPVGPRSLFRIASVSKPLTAVAVLQLVDAGKVRLDDPVLRHVTLRPHLAAGAEPDARLKDVTVRHCLNHTGGWDRDRSGDPIGIPARVAAALGGTPPVSATDVTRYTLGLRLDSAPGERYAYSNVGYLLLGRVVEAASGLPYERYVKERVLAPVGVTTARLGRALPENRPADEVRYYDSKRNTGVCLYPPRAGERVPFPDGAGNLEGYEAHGGWVASAVDLVRFASAFDDPARSPLLSAATARAMWERPAGRAGNDAEGKPKPAFYGLGWDVRPVNGGVNAWHSGLISGTSTLLVRRADGFCWAVLFNTDRSSNGRVLSGLIDPLVHRAVAEVEAWPAGEPLGR, from the coding sequence ATGCCCACACGCCGCGCCTTCCTCGCCGCCGCCGCCGCGTCCCTCGCCGGCCCCGCTCGCGCACAGCCGGACCTTGCGCCGCTCGACCGGCTGATGACCGCCTTCCTCGCCGACCACGCCGTGCCCGGCGGTGCCCTCGCCGTCGCCCGTCGCGGCCGGCTCGTCTACTCGCGCGGCTTCGGCCTCGCCGACCTCGACCGCAAGACGCCCGTCGGCCCCCGCAGCCTGTTCCGCATCGCCAGCGTCTCGAAGCCGCTCACAGCCGTAGCCGTGCTGCAACTCGTCGACGCCGGCAAGGTGCGACTCGACGACCCGGTGCTGCGGCACGTCACGCTCCGCCCGCACCTCGCGGCCGGCGCCGAGCCCGACGCCCGGCTGAAGGACGTGACCGTCCGCCACTGCCTGAACCACACCGGCGGCTGGGACCGCGACCGCTCCGGCGACCCCATCGGCATCCCCGCCCGCGTCGCCGCGGCACTCGGCGGTACGCCGCCGGTGTCGGCGACCGACGTGACCCGCTACACGCTCGGTCTCCGCCTCGACTCCGCCCCCGGCGAGCGGTACGCGTACTCGAACGTCGGCTACCTGCTGCTCGGCCGCGTCGTCGAAGCCGCGAGCGGGCTCCCCTACGAGCGCTACGTCAAGGAGCGCGTGCTGGCCCCGGTCGGCGTGACGACGGCGCGGCTGGGTCGCGCCCTGCCGGAGAACCGGCCGGCGGACGAGGTCCGCTACTACGACTCGAAGCGGAACACCGGCGTGTGCCTGTACCCGCCGCGGGCCGGCGAGCGCGTGCCGTTCCCCGACGGCGCCGGCAACCTCGAAGGCTACGAGGCCCACGGCGGCTGGGTGGCGTCGGCCGTAGACCTGGTGCGGTTCGCGTCGGCGTTCGACGACCCGGCGCGGTCGCCGCTGCTGTCGGCGGCGACCGCGCGGGCGATGTGGGAGCGGCCGGCGGGGCGCGCCGGCAACGACGCGGAGGGGAAGCCGAAGCCGGCGTTCTACGGCCTGGGCTGGGACGTGCGGCCGGTCAACGGCGGTGTCAACGCCTGGCACTCCGGGCTCATCAGCGGCACCTCGACGCTGCTCGTGCGGCGCGCCGACGGGTTCTGCTGGGCGGTGCTGTTCAACACCGACCGCAGCTCGAACGGCCGCGTGCTGTCGGGGCTGATCGACCCGCTGGTTCACCGCGCCGTCGCCGAGGTGGAGGCGTGGCCGGCGGGTGAACCACTCGGGCGGTAG
- the scpB gene encoding SMC-Scp complex subunit ScpB, translating into MRLSAPSFASAARRPFSARPGNAVRPASLRFRAAPTEAPPDDPLARDAKLARVEAVLLVADEPLSPRRLADAAGLADTAEGRALAEKLKGFLDAGGSAFEVAEIAGGYQLLSRPTMAPWLARLRRTGHDLRLTPAALETLAVIAYRQPVMRAEVEQVRGVSCGEVVRQLMEKGLVRVSGRHDSLGRPQLYGTTKKFLQAFGLNTLKDLPEVFERK; encoded by the coding sequence ATGCGTCTGTCCGCACCGTCCTTCGCGTCCGCCGCCCGCCGGCCGTTCTCGGCCCGGCCCGGCAACGCCGTGCGCCCCGCCTCCCTCCGCTTCCGCGCCGCACCGACTGAGGCGCCGCCCGACGACCCGCTGGCCCGCGACGCCAAGCTGGCGCGCGTCGAGGCGGTGCTGCTGGTCGCCGACGAGCCGCTCAGCCCCCGCCGCCTCGCCGACGCCGCCGGCCTCGCCGACACGGCGGAGGGGCGCGCCCTCGCCGAGAAGCTGAAGGGCTTCCTCGACGCCGGCGGCAGCGCGTTCGAGGTCGCGGAGATCGCCGGCGGCTACCAGTTGCTGTCGCGGCCAACGATGGCCCCGTGGCTGGCGCGCCTGCGGCGCACCGGCCACGACCTGCGGCTGACGCCGGCGGCGCTGGAGACGCTCGCGGTGATCGCGTACCGGCAGCCGGTGATGCGGGCGGAGGTGGAGCAGGTGCGCGGCGTGTCGTGCGGCGAGGTGGTGCGGCAGCTGATGGAGAAGGGGCTGGTGCGCGTGTCCGGCCGGCACGACTCGCTCGGCCGGCCGCAGCTGTACGGCACCACCAAGAAGTTCCTCCAGGCGTTCGGGCTCAACACGCTGAAGGACTTGCCCGAGGTGTTCGAGCGGAAATGA